A single genomic interval of Acetobacteraceae bacterium harbors:
- a CDS encoding sterol desaturase family protein, with protein MARNDNFLRAFWRARKEQVSLKTGWSFDLGKMSLPQLWMAHLTHRTILLYFGIIVAGACASISFSHSVFGFIVPALVVIAIYPYAWYFIHRSILHARWLYRTPFTAALWKRVHFDHHQDPHLLDVLFGSPATTLPTIAIIVMPVGYAIAGWQGSFSALTTGVVVTCICEFFHCIQHLAYKPKSTWVHRIKQLHVLHHFHNEKGNYGITNYLPDRLFGSFFADARQWARSSHAFDLGYDLKKAQRYPWVMEHTGAPPRQRPEGARPAREVPTNRAA; from the coding sequence ATGGCTCGAAACGACAATTTTCTCCGCGCATTCTGGCGCGCCCGTAAAGAGCAGGTGTCTCTTAAAACGGGGTGGAGCTTCGACCTGGGCAAGATGTCCCTTCCGCAGCTCTGGATGGCGCATCTGACGCATCGCACGATATTGCTCTATTTTGGCATTATTGTGGCAGGCGCCTGTGCGTCCATTTCTTTCAGCCATAGCGTGTTCGGCTTTATTGTGCCCGCTCTCGTCGTGATCGCGATCTACCCTTATGCCTGGTACTTCATCCATCGCAGCATTCTGCATGCGCGCTGGCTTTATCGCACCCCTTTCACCGCGGCGCTGTGGAAACGCGTGCATTTTGATCACCACCAAGACCCGCATCTGCTTGACGTGCTTTTCGGCTCACCCGCGACAACGCTGCCGACAATCGCCATCATCGTCATGCCTGTCGGTTATGCGATTGCGGGTTGGCAAGGCAGTTTTTCAGCACTTACGACCGGCGTCGTCGTGACATGCATTTGTGAGTTTTTCCATTGCATCCAGCATCTCGCTTATAAGCCGAAATCCACGTGGGTGCACCGCATCAAGCAGCTTCATGTCCTGCATCACTTCCACAATGAAAAAGGCAATTACGGCATCACAAACTACCTGCCGGACCGCCTCTTTGGCAGTTTCTTCGCCGATGCACGTCAATGGGCGCGCAGCAGCCATGCTTTTGATCTCGGATATGATCTCAAGAAAGCGCAGCGTTATCCCTGGGTGATGGAGCATACGGGCGCGCCGCCGAGGCAGCGCCCTGAAGGCGCGCGCCCCGCACGGGAAGTCCCGACAAACCGTGCAGCATGA
- a CDS encoding LptF/LptG family permease → MPLSPLLGTIFLLVQMNQHSEIASLRAAGLSTPRLYGRGS, encoded by the coding sequence GTGCCTTTATCCCCGCTTCTCGGCACGATTTTCCTGCTTGTGCAGATGAATCAGCATAGTGAAATTGCAAGTTTGCGTGCTGCCGGCCTGTCAACGCCGCGCCTGTATGGGCGTGGATCTTAA
- a CDS encoding LptF/LptG family permease, giving the protein MATSSLWRAIDFRSGFYSAAHAAWTPRFQARMFATTTDGAMLTTEKTRANGSVLEKVFIRANGTNDTLHLISAQRGLITTLPSRSETRLDLWNGDIITARHGNMRDLHKTHFEHSARFFINDPTVHSFRSRGKDARELTLFELIRRLEHSHQIISPSADPDTIPRSNLRAELDFRLAQALTMLFIAPLAATLTIGIKRRRPITGMILLAILLVGFYHLLQFGQSLVATGAVQGFYGVWIPELTFCAICILLFVTRSQGGWLRPKKVKIPNGMPITR; this is encoded by the coding sequence ATGGCTACATCCAGCCTCTGGCGCGCTATTGATTTCCGTTCCGGCTTCTACTCAGCCGCGCATGCGGCCTGGACGCCGCGTTTCCAGGCGCGCATGTTTGCCACCACAACGGACGGCGCCATGCTGACCACCGAGAAAACACGCGCCAATGGCTCCGTGCTGGAGAAAGTTTTCATCCGCGCCAACGGAACAAACGACACGCTCCATCTTATTTCAGCGCAGAGAGGGTTGATCACGACCCTGCCCTCACGATCTGAAACGCGGCTGGACCTCTGGAATGGCGATATCATCACGGCGCGCCATGGCAATATGCGGGATCTGCATAAAACCCATTTTGAGCATAGTGCCCGGTTTTTCATCAATGACCCGACCGTGCACTCCTTCCGCTCGCGCGGCAAGGATGCGCGGGAACTAACACTTTTCGAATTGATCAGACGGCTGGAGCATTCCCACCAGATCATCTCCCCTTCCGCCGATCCCGATACGATCCCGCGTTCCAATCTGCGCGCGGAGCTTGATTTCCGGCTTGCACAAGCGCTGACAATGCTCTTTATTGCGCCGCTTGCCGCCACGCTGACGATCGGTATCAAAAGACGACGGCCGATAACAGGGATGATTTTACTCGCCATTCTGCTTGTCGGATTTTATCACCTCCTGCAATTCGGTCAGAGTCTCGTCGCCACCGGCGCTGTCCAGGGTTTTTACGGCGTGTGGATACCTGAATTAACTTTCTGCGCCATATGCATTCTGCTTTTCGTCACGCGCTCTCAAGGCGGCTGGCTCCGACCCAAAAAGGTCAAAATCCCGAACGGAATGCCCATCACGCGATGA
- a CDS encoding LptF/LptG family permease: protein MRKRPLRELDRHLLRQLIPPFLISLGTVMTALLLERLLVLLDDLASEGSSLATFLSLLTDLLPHYLGLAIPAAFSVSIFITIRRMSDHNEINALMASGISLSRISHTYVLIGILLGSSSLLLYGYIQPLARY from the coding sequence GTGAGGAAGAGACCCCTTCGTGAGCTGGATCGCCACCTTCTTCGCCAGCTTATCCCACCTTTCCTGATTTCTCTCGGGACCGTCATGACGGCCCTGCTTCTCGAACGGCTGCTCGTTCTGCTGGATGATCTTGCTTCTGAAGGGAGCTCGCTTGCGACTTTCCTGTCCTTATTGACCGACCTGCTGCCCCATTATCTGGGGCTCGCCATTCCGGCGGCGTTTAGCGTCAGTATATTCATCACCATTCGCAGGATGAGCGACCACAATGAGATCAATGCCCTGATGGCGAGCGGCATCTCCCTCTCCCGCATATCGCACACATATGTCCTGATCGGCATTCTGCTCGGCAGCAGCAGTCTTCTGCTTTATGGCTACATCCAGCCTCTGGCGCGCTATTGA
- a CDS encoding metallophosphoesterase, translating into MGQGSDKATIAHIADVHLPTPGKLPLRDLLNKRCLSLLSWKMKRQYRHLTEISSRIVADMALHRPDRILNIGDITNLGHKSEFEQAEKWMRALPAPCYFVPGNHDILVREDVREGLDLMSSWMEGSAQQFPFVTRFRDVAIIGVNSAIPTPPFKAWGRVGEVQGQRLLNALETTRGLFRIVMIHHPPGYGLVKSGKRLKDVRKIAEIIKQGGAELVLHGHSHNESLVTVPETEIPLLGVSSTSMHSSKPWRRASWNRLDISKKEGFWSLGITQRLLADNDVMEDGFTRHLKLPMKSK; encoded by the coding sequence ATGGGCCAGGGCAGTGACAAAGCAACGATTGCACATATAGCAGACGTGCACTTGCCGACACCCGGCAAGCTCCCGCTTCGGGACCTTCTGAACAAACGCTGTTTAAGCCTTCTTTCCTGGAAGATGAAGCGCCAATATCGACACCTAACGGAAATTTCATCCCGGATCGTGGCGGATATGGCGCTTCATCGTCCGGACAGGATCCTCAATATTGGCGACATCACCAATCTTGGCCATAAAAGTGAGTTTGAACAGGCTGAAAAATGGATGCGCGCCCTCCCCGCACCCTGTTATTTTGTGCCGGGAAATCATGATATTCTGGTCCGGGAGGATGTCCGTGAAGGGCTGGATCTCATGTCATCCTGGATGGAAGGGTCGGCGCAACAATTCCCCTTTGTCACGAGATTCAGAGACGTGGCCATCATCGGGGTCAACAGCGCCATACCGACGCCGCCTTTCAAAGCGTGGGGCCGCGTGGGAGAGGTTCAGGGGCAGCGCCTTCTCAACGCTCTGGAAACCACGAGGGGTTTATTCCGTATTGTCATGATCCATCACCCTCCCGGATACGGACTGGTCAAGTCCGGGAAACGTCTCAAAGACGTGAGAAAGATTGCCGAAATCATCAAACAGGGCGGGGCGGAACTTGTGCTGCATGGACACTCTCATAACGAGTCGCTTGTGACTGTGCCGGAGACGGAGATCCCCCTTCTTGGCGTGTCTTCAACCTCCATGCACTCTTCCAAGCCATGGCGCCGCGCGTCATGGAACCGTCTCGACATCTCAAAAAAAGAGGGTTTCTGGTCGCTTGGCATCACGCAGAGGCTTCTGGCTGACAATGATGTCATGGAAGACGGGTTTACGCGCCATCTCAAGCTGCCGATGAAAAGCAAGTGA
- a CDS encoding diacylglycerol kinase family protein codes for MPLALINNPRSRKNRQCLDRFTKRARHCLADRFFEPRTQAELRSVIEKLHRQSIRTIAISGGDGTISDVMMALYHVYGEDDLPELAIFPSGNSNLIARDVGFKSRGRKAFERLLHDPQSLTKEKRGTLRINWTDRGTQLRIDMFHGTTGFKRAIEIAHSPHLLRFAPHNLAVAATLIATLWKLLHRKYRNMWLDGDRLRLECDEAVRSDGPSFLFISTALDRLTMGMWPFWDGDGDQRRKTPPTGLAFP; via the coding sequence GTGCCTCTCGCTCTTATAAACAACCCTCGCAGCCGAAAAAACCGTCAATGTCTGGACAGATTTACCAAAAGAGCGCGCCATTGCCTGGCTGATCGCTTTTTTGAGCCGCGGACGCAAGCTGAATTGCGAAGCGTCATCGAAAAATTACATCGACAGAGTATCAGGACAATCGCCATTAGCGGGGGCGATGGCACGATCAGCGACGTGATGATGGCCTTATATCATGTTTATGGTGAGGATGATCTGCCTGAACTGGCGATTTTCCCCTCCGGCAACTCCAATCTCATCGCCCGGGATGTCGGCTTTAAATCCCGCGGGCGGAAGGCTTTTGAGCGCCTCCTCCATGATCCACAATCTCTCACGAAAGAGAAACGCGGCACGCTCCGGATCAATTGGACGGATCGGGGCACGCAATTGCGGATCGACATGTTTCATGGCACGACCGGATTTAAGCGCGCGATTGAAATTGCGCACTCCCCTCATTTATTGAGGTTCGCACCCCATAATCTGGCCGTTGCCGCGACGTTGATCGCAACACTCTGGAAGCTTCTGCACCGCAAATATCGGAATATGTGGCTCGATGGCGATCGCCTGCGACTTGAATGCGATGAGGCCGTCAGAAGCGATGGGCCGAGTTTTCTCTTCATTTCCACGGCGCTGGATCGTCTGACGATGGGGATGTGGCCTTTCTGGGACGGTGACGGTGACCAACGCCGGAAAACCCCCCCGACAGGGCTTGCGTTTCCTTAA
- a CDS encoding sensor domain-containing protein, whose amino-acid sequence MNAPEWVKRRLGQQGPSPLDKILTLFHNRGWLDSFDAIIVPERTCLYLRHMGVHHPKLIYTGHGAGDRAIGFASDIKHYDYVLVPGRKVEERLLQAGVISPQRYFRGVYAKFDLMRRMGTRELKLFNNDRPTVVYNPHFSRALSSWRRFGRDVLEYFANQTHFNLIFAPHYRLFNRHREEGQKLTEQYRAHAHMLIDPGSMRSVDMTYTLAADIYLGDVSSQVAEFITRPRPCIFLNAHDTKWHNNPNYRSWTLGDVIVSPAELAMVLLRNARHPDTYRDEQIRYMQETFDHDEADSTSDAAQAIIEYLSRSV is encoded by the coding sequence TTGAACGCGCCGGAGTGGGTCAAACGACGCCTTGGTCAGCAAGGCCCCTCGCCGCTTGATAAAATATTAACGCTTTTCCACAACCGTGGGTGGCTGGACAGCTTCGACGCGATTATCGTACCTGAACGGACATGTCTCTATCTGCGCCACATGGGTGTTCATCACCCGAAACTCATTTATACCGGTCACGGCGCGGGCGACCGTGCGATCGGATTTGCGAGCGACATCAAACATTATGATTACGTCCTCGTCCCGGGTCGCAAAGTTGAGGAACGCCTCCTTCAGGCGGGCGTGATCTCGCCCCAGCGTTATTTCCGCGGCGTTTACGCCAAGTTTGACTTGATGCGTCGCATGGGCACGCGGGAATTAAAGCTTTTTAACAATGATCGTCCCACGGTGGTTTACAACCCGCATTTCTCTCGCGCGTTATCGTCGTGGCGTCGCTTCGGGCGCGACGTGCTGGAGTATTTTGCGAACCAGACCCATTTCAATCTGATATTCGCCCCGCATTACAGGTTGTTCAACCGTCATCGCGAGGAGGGGCAGAAGTTGACTGAGCAATATCGCGCGCATGCGCACATGTTGATTGACCCGGGCAGCATGCGCAGCGTCGACATGACCTATACGCTGGCCGCGGACATTTATCTTGGCGATGTCAGCAGCCAGGTTGCCGAGTTCATCACCCGGCCACGCCCTTGCATCTTCCTGAATGCACATGATACAAAATGGCACAATAATCCAAACTATCGCAGTTGGACGTTAGGCGACGTTATCGTCTCCCCGGCTGAACTTGCCATGGTGTTGCTCAGAAATGCGCGCCATCCTGATACATATCGTGATGAACAAATACGCTATATGCAGGAAACATTCGACCATGATGAAGCCGATTCTACATCCGATGCGGCGCAGGCAATCATTGAATATCTGTCTCGCTCGGTCTAA
- a CDS encoding TetR/AcrR family transcriptional regulator: MSQIQVRKRRSHENRHEILTAAVTLFEQSGFHQVGVEDVVRAANVTKTTLYRHFGSKDGLVVEVLGDRIDKVEEGLITAITAHGAPRAHLKAIFDYHTKWFHKPSFAGCLFYRATGEYAGKRREIAKQAKHRSSAFVLRYRLLLKNWAFVKTAVKTWRVLYFACLTGRSSPPIHWGRKTRLKMRSKWLSSPSEAN; this comes from the coding sequence TTGTCGCAGATCCAGGTGCGAAAACGACGCAGTCATGAAAATCGGCATGAGATCCTGACGGCAGCCGTCACGCTGTTTGAGCAATCAGGTTTTCATCAGGTCGGTGTTGAAGACGTCGTGCGGGCGGCTAACGTGACCAAAACGACGCTTTACCGCCATTTCGGCAGTAAAGACGGGCTGGTTGTGGAGGTTCTGGGTGACCGCATCGATAAGGTGGAGGAAGGTCTAATCACCGCCATCACGGCGCACGGGGCGCCGCGCGCACATCTGAAAGCGATTTTTGATTACCACACAAAATGGTTTCACAAGCCCAGTTTCGCCGGGTGTCTGTTTTACCGCGCGACGGGAGAATATGCCGGCAAAAGGCGGGAAATCGCCAAGCAGGCAAAGCACAGAAGCTCAGCCTTCGTGCTGCGATACAGGCTTTTGTTGAAGAATTGGGCGTTCGTAAAAACCGCAGTGAAAACCTGGCGCGTTCTGTACTTTGCCTGCTTGACGGGGCGATCATCGCCGCCCATTCACTGGGGGAGAAAGACGCGGCTGAAAATGCGTAGCAAATGGTTAAGCTCGCCCTCAGAAGCGAATTAG
- a CDS encoding MucR family transcriptional regulator encodes MTDDIYDPDCSEDIYLARLRAMIDIVAAHLATTRMETAQLSQLVREIYGTISRMDPLWLSETSELRPSFDGAQKDIYPTDPPRAKPMEVLDARSDATSPALISAVPIHQSVHPDYIICLEDGKRLKTLKNI; translated from the coding sequence ATGACCGATGATATATATGACCCAGATTGCTCGGAAGATATTTATCTCGCCCGCCTGAGAGCCATGATCGACATCGTGGCCGCCCATCTGGCGACGACACGGATGGAGACCGCCCAATTATCGCAGCTTGTCAGGGAGATTTACGGCACGATTTCCCGAATGGATCCGCTTTGGCTGTCGGAAACATCTGAACTGCGCCCGTCATTTGATGGCGCTCAGAAGGATATTTACCCGACGGACCCGCCCCGGGCGAAGCCGATGGAAGTGCTTGATGCGCGTTCAGACGCGACCAGCCCCGCGCTGATATCTGCCGTGCCCATTCATCAATCTGTCCATCCCGATTACATTATCTGTCTGGAAGATGGGAAGCGTCTGAAAACGCTCAAAAACATCTGA
- a CDS encoding isochorismate synthase produces MAHSDLRKLILGRCARLRFSGPVHVPSVARRLIIQNQRDMVFQIPLRDGSTLIGASPELLVRKTGEQFSCHPLAGSISRSPDQEENARRSQVLLSSAKDRDEHAIVIAQLRSQLSDLCRDLDIPDSPSLTRTATMWHLSTKVRGIIRDPKMSALDLARLIHPTAALCGAPKDLAFRTIAALEPSGRGLFAGLVGWSDARGDGEWAVTIRSGIIKGAEARLFSGAGIVPGSNPEAEWQEIEAKLGTMRRALGLESVSV; encoded by the coding sequence ATGGCGCATTCGGATCTCCGGAAACTCATCCTGGGTCGATGTGCGCGTCTGCGTTTTTCAGGACCTGTCCATGTGCCTTCCGTCGCACGGCGGTTGATTATACAAAACCAGCGAGACATGGTGTTCCAGATCCCGTTACGGGACGGCAGTACCCTTATCGGCGCCAGCCCGGAGCTGCTCGTCAGAAAAACCGGTGAGCAATTCAGTTGTCATCCGCTGGCCGGGTCCATCTCCCGTTCACCGGATCAGGAGGAGAACGCGCGCCGCAGCCAGGTGCTGCTCTCATCCGCCAAGGACAGGGACGAGCACGCGATCGTCATCGCGCAATTAAGGTCTCAACTCAGCGACTTGTGTCGTGACCTGGATATTCCCGACTCACCCAGCCTGACCCGGACGGCCACAATGTGGCACCTCTCAACCAAAGTGCGCGGGATCATACGGGACCCAAAGATGAGTGCGCTTGATCTGGCACGTCTTATCCACCCCACCGCCGCATTATGCGGCGCGCCGAAAGACCTCGCCTTTCGCACCATTGCGGCGCTTGAGCCATCGGGGCGGGGCCTCTTCGCTGGACTTGTCGGGTGGAGTGATGCGCGCGGGGATGGGGAATGGGCGGTGACGATCCGTTCCGGCATCATCAAGGGTGCTGAGGCGCGGCTCTTCTCCGGCGCGGGTATCGTGCCGGGTTCCAACCCAGAAGCAGAATGGCAGGAGATTGAGGCTAAGTTGGGCACGATGCGGCGCGCTCTGGGCTTGGAATCCGTCAGCGTGTGA
- a CDS encoding isochorismatase family protein, with amino-acid sequence MPRPRLPIFYTTQPTRQSLAARASNRYVGTDPGLTDKAPEAARIVSDLTPAPEEIVLTKWRYSAFAKTDLKRRLEATGRDQLILCGVYASIGCLATSLDAFMMDVKSFLIADATADFSLADHEMALRYVETRYGRVLSAAEACRFLG; translated from the coding sequence ATGCCGCGCCCTCGGCTGCCGATATTCTACACCACCCAGCCAACGCGTCAGAGCCTGGCGGCGCGCGCTTCTAACCGATATGTGGGGACCGACCCGGGCCTGACGGATAAGGCCCCTGAGGCAGCGCGCATCGTGTCAGACCTCACGCCTGCCCCGGAAGAAATCGTGCTGACGAAATGGCGTTATAGCGCCTTTGCAAAAACTGATCTGAAAAGGCGTCTGGAGGCAACGGGGCGCGATCAACTTATCCTCTGCGGCGTCTATGCGTCGATTGGCTGTCTGGCCACAAGTCTGGACGCCTTTATGATGGATGTGAAATCTTTCCTGATCGCGGATGCGACGGCGGATTTCAGCCTGGCGGATCATGAAATGGCGCTCCGCTACGTTGAGACACGCTATGGCCGGGTGCTGAGCGCCGCCGAAGCGTGTCGGTTCCTCGGATAA
- a CDS encoding SDR family NAD(P)-dependent oxidoreductase, with amino-acid sequence MTGAVQGIGKAICTRLLSEGVFVIGMDQNPIEVDNVSDSIIFDISDAEATRKAADALLSRDADPDYLVHAAGIFMEGGGETLSLEAWDRPFAVNVTGPFNLIKAALPALRAAQRGAIVLIGSNAAHIPRLGMLGYAASKSGLCGNGARVGA; translated from the coding sequence GTGACCGGCGCGGTGCAGGGTATCGGCAAGGCGATCTGCACCCGTCTTCTCTCTGAAGGTGTCTTCGTCATCGGCATGGATCAGAACCCGATTGAGGTTGATAATGTGTCGGACAGCATAATCTTCGATATTTCTGATGCTGAAGCCACACGCAAAGCGGCGGATGCCCTTCTCTCACGCGATGCGGACCCAGATTATCTTGTCCACGCGGCCGGTATATTTATGGAGGGCGGTGGCGAGACCTTGTCGCTGGAAGCATGGGACCGGCCTTTCGCTGTCAATGTGACGGGGCCATTCAACCTTATCAAAGCCGCATTGCCCGCCCTGCGTGCCGCGCAACGTGGCGCGATTGTGTTGATCGGCTCGAATGCAGCTCACATTCCCCGCTTGGGCATGTTGGGTTACGCTGCATCAAAAAGCGGCCTTTGCGGCAATGG